From one Rosa rugosa chromosome 4, drRosRugo1.1, whole genome shotgun sequence genomic stretch:
- the LOC133743619 gene encoding ABC transporter C family member 10-like, with product MAEGYWTLFCDCSTESGIECSSDIAAIINPDSCINNIAVIAVDILLLFILFCIFIYRTLSKKVIASSESYTFSAVSVVSATFNACLSLAYLGFGIWKMVEKVNTDQTFLPLHGWLVFFFQGFTWFMLGLTINLKKPHPPHIAITKVLSILGFFIAVFLCGSSIWEAILDEAVSVMIVLNILCFPGSVLLLFSAFEGCNVAKGDPQVHVDNALDTPLLGAKSDIAGEITSNHDNVTPFAKAGLFSRVSFWWLNPLLKKGKGKILENEDIPQLREADQARTLYLMFKEQVQKRKENISSDDEPSILSTIFFCQRKAILISGIFALIKVLTLTSGPLFLRAFIRVVGGEAAFEGEGYALTAGLFVVKVVESLSERQWFFRTRLIGLQVRSLISAAIYQKQLRLSNAAKMTHSPGEIVNYVSVDAYRIGEFPFWFHQIWSTSLQLLLSLLIFYYCVGIATLAAITVIIVTLLGSSPLAKLQHEYQTKLMVAQNKRLKAITEALSNMKILKLYSWETNFKKVIEGLRTEELKWIAKVLSQKGYYNVLFWSSPIVVAAVTFWTCYFLGFTLSASSAFTFLATLRIVQEPIKLIPDVFGAFIEAKVSFSRIVKFLDAPELEHRDTRKESSEKEVEHSILFKSFEISWDTDATKATLRDINLVVKPGEKVAICGEVGSGKSTLLAAILGEVPRINGVVEVYGTIAYVSQSAWIQTGTIQENILFGTPMDHVRYQETLQKCSLVKDLDMLPFGDRTQIGERGVNLSGGQKQRIQLARALYQNADVYLLDDPFSAVDAHTATSLFNEYVMGALAEKTVLLVTHQVDFLPAFHSILLMSSGEILKAAPYDELLASCHEFQDLVNANNDTAGSERPNENASTEKLKSSAKEIEKVTTEVQLQESAGDQLIKREERETGDIGFKPYIQYLKQGRGFFNFSLSIFLYSMFIVGQLLQFYWLALNIQDYSVSRVKLYAVYSVIMTVMIVSLLIRSFFIVDLGVGAGKSIFSTLLNSLFRAPMLFYDSTPVGRILSRVSSDMNIIDLEVAFKLIIAVGGTLNTYSIFLVLVYLTWPMVFLVVPTIYITMLFQNYYMASAKELMRMNGTTKSALASQLAESIAGALTIRAFRQEDRFFTKYLDFIDANASTDFHGFSTNEWLIERLELLCAIVLSAAALAITLTPYSSSSSGFIGMTLSYGLSLNVFLVISVKFQCMLANSIISVERVEQYMHIPSEAAEVIEDNRPMQNWPTVGKVEIHDLKVRYRPNAPLVLRGITCTIEGGYKVGIVGRTGSGKTTLISVLFRLVEPTEGKVIVDGYDICTIGLHDLRSCFGIIPQDPTLFSGSVRFNLDPLSKHTDHEIWQVLEKCQLREAIQEKAEGLDSLVVQDGTNWSMGQRQLFCLGRALLKRSRILVLDEATASMDNATDSILQKTIRTEFADCTVITVAHRIPTVMDCTKVLAIADGKLVEYDEPTKLMNNEGSLFGQLVKEYWSRSANVGIHSED from the exons ATGGCGGAAGGTTACTGGACCTTGTTCTGTGATTGTTCAACTGAGTCTGGAATTGAATGCAGTTCTGACATTGCAGCCATTATCAATCCAGATTCATGTATCAACAATATTGCGGTCATTGCAGTTGATATCTTGCTTCTATTCATCTTGTTTTGTATCTTCATCTATAGAACATTATCAAAGAAGGTTATAGCATCATCAGAGTCTTACACCTTCTCTGCTGTGTCAGTTGTTTCGGCCACTTTCAATGCCTGTTTGTCTTTGGCCTATTTGGGTTTTGGGATATGGAAAATGGTCGAGAAAGTAAACACAGATCAGACTTTTTTACCTCTGCATGGATGGCTAGTGTTTTTCTTTCAGGGGTTTACTTGGTTTATGCTGGGATTAACCATAAACCTAAAGAAGCCACACCCTCCCCACATTGCAATAACAAAAGTTCTTTCAATTCTTGGCTTTTTTATTGCAGTTTTTCTTTGTGGTTCATCAATTTGGGAAGCTATTCTTGATGAAGCAGTATCGGTTATGATTGTTTTGAACATTCTTTGTTTCCCTGGATCAGTTCTCTTGCTTTTTAGTGCATTTGAGGGATGCAATGTTGCTAAAGGTGATCCACAAGTCCATGTTGACAATGCTCTGGACACACCTCTGCTGGGTGCAAAATCGGATATCGCAGGTGAAATTACTTCAAATCATGACAATGTTACTCCTTTTGCAAAAGCTGGTTTATTTAGTAGAGTGTCATTTTGGTGGTTGAATCCATTACTGAAAAAAGGAAAGGGGAAGATTCTTGAGAATGAAGATATCCCACAGCTGAGAGAAGCTGATCAAGCACGAACATTGTACTTGATGTTTAAGGAGCAAGTGCAGAAAAGGAAGGAAAACATTTCATCTGATGATGAACCTTCTATTTTGTCCACAATTTTTTTCTGCCAGAGGAAAGCTATTCTGATTTCTGGTATCTTTGCACTCATCAAGGTTCTCACACTGACCAGCGGTCCACTGTTTCTGAGGGCCTTCATTAGGGTTGTTGGAGGAGAAGCAGCTTTTGAAGGTGAAGGCTATGCCCTGACTGCTGGTCTCTTTGTGGTTAAAGTCGTGGAGTCATTGTCGGAGAGGCAATGGTTCTTCAGAACTAGACTTATTGGTCTCCAGGTAAGATCATTGATATCAGCAGCAATATATCAGAAGCAACTAAGACTCTCAAATGCTGCCAAGATGACTCATTCTCCTGGTGAGATAGTGAATTATGTGAGCGTGGATGCTTATAGAATCGGTGAATTTCCATTCTGGTTTCATCAGATATGGTCCACAAGTCTTCAGTTGCTTCTTTCATTACTTATCTTTTACTACTGCGTGGGGATAGCAACTCTTGCAGCTATAACTGTAATCATAGTGACTCTGCTGGGAAGCTCTCCATTAGCAAAGTTGCAGCATGAGTATCAAACTAAGCTCATGGTAGCACAGAACAAGAGGCTGAAAGCCATTACAGAAGCGCTTTCCAATATGAAGATTTTGAAGCTGTATTCTTGGGAGACGAATTTCAAGAAGGTCATAGAAGGGTTGAGAACAGAAGAACTCAAATGGATAGCTAAAGTACTGTCACAAAAGGGATATTACAATGTTCTATTCTGGTCATCTCCTATTGTGGTAGCAGCTGTCACTTTTTGGACATGCTACTTCCTGGGATTTACACTCTCTGCTAGTAGTGCTTTCACATTTCTAGCAACTTTACGTATTGTTCAGGAGCCAATCAAGCTGATCCCGGATGTTTTTGGAGCATTTATCGAAGCCAAGGTTTCATTCTCTCGGATCGTGAAGTTCCTTGATGCACCAGAGTTGGAGCACAGAGATACAAGGAAAGAGAGCAGTGAAAAAGAGGTTGAGCATTCCATTTTGTTTAAATCCTTTGAAATTTCATGGGATACTGATGCTACAAAGGCCACATTGAGGGACATCAATTTGGTGGTAAAACCAGGAGAAAAAGTTGCTATTTGTGGTGAGGTTGGCTCAGGAAAATCAACCCTTTTAGCTGCAATTCTCGGTGAAGTTCCACGGATCAATGGTGTT GTTGAAGTATACGGCACAATAGCATATGTATCTCAGTCTGCATGGATCCAAACAGGAACTATACAAGAAAATATACTATTTGGGACTCCCATGGATCATGTAAGATATCAAGAAACACTTCAAAAGTGTTCCTTGGTAAAGGACCTTGATATGCTTCCATTTGGGGATCGCACTCAGATAGGAGAAAGAGGTGTCAATCTAAGTGGCGGCCAGAAGCAGCGGATTCAACTTGCACGTGCACTCTATCAAAATGCTGATGTCTACCTCTTAGATGACCCTTTCAGTGCAGTTGATGCCCACACTGCGACCAGCCTGTTCAAT GAATATGTCATGGGAGCTCTGGCTGAGAAGACAGTTCTGCTTGTCACACACCAAGTTGACTTCCTTCCTGCTTTTCATTCAATCTTG TTGATGTCGTCGGGGGAAATTTTAAAAGCAGCGCCTTATGATGAGTTGCTAGCTTCTTGTCATGAGTTCCAAGACCTTGTGAATGCAAACAATGACACTGCTGGTTCAGAGAGGCCAAATGAAAATGCTTCTACAGAAAAACTTAAATCAtctgcaaaggagattgagaaAGTAACCACTGAGGTACAGCTACAAGAGTCTGCAGGGGATCAATTGAttaagagagaagagagagaaacaggGGACATTGGTTTCAAGCCATACATTCAGTATTTGAAGCAGGGCAGGGGATTTTTCAACTTCTCCTTGTCAATTTTTCTCTACTCGATGTTTATAGTTGGGCAGTTACTTCAGTTTTATTGGTTGGCTTTGAACATTCAGGATTATAGTGTATCCAGAGTCAAACTCTATGCAGTTTATTCTGTGATCATGACTGTCATGATAGTCTCTTTGCTCATTCGATCTTTCTTTATAGTAGATTTAGGAGTTGGGGCAGGAAAGTCCATTTTTTCGACACTACTGAACTCTCTTTTCCGAGCACCAATGTTGTTTTATGACTCAACACCTGTGGGAAGAATACTTAGTCGG gTGTCGTCGGATATGAATATCATTGACCTTGAAGTAGCTTTCAAGTTGATAATTGCTGTTGGGGGAACCTTGAACACATACAGCATATTTCTAGTACTGGTTTATCTTACTTGGCCGATGGTGTTTCTAGTTGTCCCCACAATCTATATTACTATGCTCTTTCAG AACTACTACATGGCTTCTGCAAAAGAGTTGATGCGAATGAATGGCACAACTAAGTCTGCACTTGCAAGCCAGCTTGCCGAATCTATTGCTGGAGCCCTGACAATCAGAGCTTTCAGACAGGAGGACAGATTCTTCACAAAATACTTGGACTTTATCGATGCAAATGCTAGCACTGATTTCCATGGTTTTTCCACAAATGAGTGGTTGATCGAACGCCTGGAATTGCTATGTGCTATTGTTCTCTCAGCTGCAGCACTTGCCATTACTTTAACTCCatattcctcttcttcctctg GGTTTATTGGGATGACACTGTCATATGGTCTCTCCTTAAATGTTTTCCTCGTAATTTCTGTCAAATTTCAGTGCATGCTAGCAAATTCAATCATTTCTGTAGAAAGGGTAGAGCAATACATGCATATTCCAAGTGAAGCCGCAGAAGTTATAGAAGACAACCGACCGATGCAAAATTGGCCTACTGTTGGTAAAGTGGAAATACATGATTTAAAG GTTAGATATAGGCCAAATGCTCCTCTCGTTCTTCGTGGGATAACTTGCACAATTGAAGGAGGGTACAAAGTTGGAATTGTTGGCCGGACTGGAAGTGGAAAGACAACTCTTATCAGTGTTTTGTTTCGACTTGTAGAGCCTACAGAGGGAAAGGTCATTGTAGATGGTTATGACATTTGCACAATTGGACTTCATGACTTAAGATCATGTTTTGGGATCATCCCTCAAGATCCCACTCTATTCAGTGGGTCTGTGAGGTTCAATCTTGACCCCTTATCGAAGCATACTGATCATGAGATATGGCAG GTGCTTGAGAAATGTCAGTTACGAGAGGCCATTCAAGAAAAAGCAGAGGGCCTGGATTCTTTAG TTGTACAAGATGGAACAAACTGGAGCATGGGACAGCGACAACTGTTCTGTTTGGGGCGCGCTTTGTTAAAGAGGAGCCGAATACTAGTGCTCGATGAAGCTACTGCATCAATGGACAATGCAACAGATTCTATTCTCCAGAAAACTATAAGAACAGAATTTGCTGACTGCACTGTAATAACAGTGGCACATAGGATACCGACTGTCATGGACTGCACCAAGGTGCTTGCTATTGCTGATG GTAAACTGGTAGAGTATGATGAGCCAACAAAGCTGATGAACAATGAGGGATCATTATTTGGGCAGCTTGTCAAGGAATACTGGTCTCGTTCTGCCAATGTCGGCATCCACTCTGAAGATTGA